CCAGGTCCACGTCCTCGAGCTGATAGGCCGGGGCCACCGCGGGGATCAGCCTGTCCTCCGGTTGAATCATTCCGCGCAGGCGCTCGGGCTTGTAGAGCTTCTTCACGCCCCGGACGATGAGGTTGGCCGGGTGCGCGTCCAGCTTGATGGACTCGGCGGCGGCCTTCTCCTTGAAGCTCATCACCCAGGTGCCGTCCTCCCACGCGAAGAGCGAGTAGATGATGGCCTTCACCTGCTGGCCCACGTAGTACATGCGCTCGGTGTCCTTGAGCAGCCCCCGCTCCACCAGCACGTCGCCCGTGCGCCGCTGGCTCGCCGCCGCCACGGCCGCCGCGTCCTCGAGCTGCTCGGGTTTGATCTTCCCCACACGCACGAGGAACGAGCCGAAGCGATCCGCCAGCAGGTTGGACAGGGCGAACACGGGCATGCCCCGCTCGAAGTACACCACCTTCTTCACCTTGCCGCGCTGCAGGCCCAATTCGCCCGTCTCGCGTGACAGGTAGAAGGCGGTGATGAGCGCGGGCAGGTTGTCCCGGAGCTCTCCGCGGCGGCTGCTCTGAGGAGCCACCCCCGCGGGCCGGGGCTGCGCCGGGCGGCCTCCCGGCGGTGGAGGCGGACGCACCAGCGCGGCGGGCCCCGAGGGCACCAGCGGAGCCGCGGTGAGATTGGCGCCACGGATTTCCGCGGTGAGGTTGCCGCCCGTCACCTTGACGCGGCCCGTGAGTTCCAACGGATCCTGAAACCCCTCCTCCTCCACGTCGATGTCGAGGTCCACCTCCTCGAAGGCATCACCCCCCGCGGGAGCGGCCTCCGGCGCTGGCACCGGTTTGCTGTACGGCGCCACCCGGCGCACCGCCTCCAACAGACGGGCGGCATCGAAGGGCTTCTCGAAGTAGTCGGCGGGGGCGTACTTCTGCCTGGCCTCCACGGCGTGCTTGCCGCCCTTGAAGACGCCGGTGATGAAGACGAGCGGGAGTTCGGGCTGCTGCTTGCGCAGCGCGTCCGCCACCTGGTAGCCCATCATGTCGGGCAGCAGGAGATCGAGCACGGCCGCGGCGGGAGGCTGGCCGCGCGCGCGATCCACCGCCTGCGCGCCCCTGCCTACCCCGGACACCTCATATCCCTCGTCCTCGAAGAGCTGAACGAGCAGTGAGAGCAACTCCGGGTTGTCATCGACGACGAGGATTCGGGGGGCCATCTCACGCCCACCCTACCAAAAGCCACCTGTCCCGGGTGTCCCTCTCTTGCCGCTGATGCATCCCGGCGTTCGGGCGGGTAAGGTCGGGGGTCCCCGACTCGATGGGATGCCCCCATGAAGGACTGCCCTTGAAGCGAAGCACCTGGTCGTCCCCCGCCCCCTCCGCCCGTCCGCTCGCCGCCCCCCCGGCTCCTCTCCGGAACAGACGGGAGGACGCATGAGGCTCGGGCTCAAGGCGGACAGCCTGCTCGAGCGCTTCGCCGACTGGTTCAACCTGGCGCCCCAACCCCTGGCGCAGGCCTTCTTCGGGATGATGGCGGCGCGCACGATGATGGCCGGCGAGCGTCTGGGCATCTTCGGCGCGCTCGCGGATGGTCAGGCCACGGTGGAGGAGCTGGCGGCGCGGTTGAAGCTGGCCCCGGAGGGCACGCGCGCGCTGCTCGAGGCGCTGGAGGCCTGCGAGGCGGTGGAGCACAAGAAGGGCCGCTACCGGATGGCGGACCGGGCCCGGCGCTGGTTGGATCCGCGCTCGTCCCAGTACGTGGGCGGCTTCCTGGACTTCAACTACACCCAGTGGGAGTGGTGGAGCCACATGGAGGACGCCGTGCGCACGGGCCAGGCGGTGGACATCCACCAGTTCACGCCGGAGGACCCGCGCTGGCGCTCCTACATCCTCGCCATGTACCAGATGGCACGGCTGTCCGCGCCCGAGGTGGCCCGTGCCATTCCGCTGCCCCGGGGAGCCCGGCGGGTGTTGGATCTGGGAGGAGCGCATGGGTGGTTCGCCGCGGAGCTGTGCCGGCGCAACCGGGGGTTGAAGGCCACGGTGTTGGACCTGGAGGGCAGCGTCCGGGTGGGCCGGGAGGTCATCGCCCAGGCCCAGCTGTCACACCTGGTGACGCACCAGGAGGGCGACGTGCTCACCGCCGAGCTGGGGGGGCCACATGACGTGGTGCTGCTCTTCCAGGTGGTGCACCACCTGTCCCCCGCGCAGAACGTGGCGCTCTTGCGTCGGGTGCGCGCCGCGCTCGCGCCCAAGGGGACACTGGCGGTGCTCGAGTACCTGCGCGAGGACGTGGAGAAGCCGCCGAGCGCCGCCCCGCTCATCGGCCTGCACTACTTCCTCACCTCGAAGGCGGCGGCGTACACGCCCGCGGAGCTGGAGGGCTTCCTCGGCGACGCCGGCTTCCGCGTCGAGAGCGCCCGGCCGATGCGCCACGTGCCGCTGCAGACGCTCGTCATCGCCCGCGCGGAGTGAGCCAGGGCACGAGCGAGGGGAGAGGAGATGTCCGCCCCCTGGCCTGACGACCAGGGCAGCCGGACAGAGAAATGAGGCACGGTCTCGGCCCGTCGCGCTACCCTCCGGCCCGACTCCCATGCAGACCCCCATGCCCTCCGCGACCCCCGCCCCCGACGCCCCAGCGCTCGTCACCGAGCTGGACGGAGTGCTCATCCGCACGGACTCGCTCCATGAGGGACTCGTGCGGCTGCTCAAGCGTCAGCCGCACCTGATTCTCGCCGCGCTGGGGTGGCGCCTCCGGGGCCGGGCCTTCTGCCGGGCGGAGGTAGCACGGCACGTGGAGTTGGATCCCGCGCGGCTGCCCTATGACGAGGCACTGCTGTCGCGGCTCACCGAGGAGAAGGCGAGTGGCCGCCGGCTGGTGCTGGCCACGGTGGCGGACCAGCGCGTGGCGGACGCGGTGTCCGAGCACCTGGGCCTCTTCGAGACGGTGCTCGCGAGCGATGGCACCCGGGAGCTGTCCGGCGCCCTGCGAGAGACCCGGCTGCGCGAGACGCTCGGCGCCCCGCACGAGGAAGCGCATCACGCGCCCCCGTTCATGCCCCGCGTCCGCGCGCTGTTCAAGGCGCTGCGCGTCCACCAGTGGGCCAAGAACGTGCTCGTGTTCGTGCCGCTGTTCGCCGCGCACAAGGCGATGAGCGTGCCCCTGTTCCTGCGCGCGCTGCTGGGGATGGTTGCCTTCAGCCTGTGCGCCTCCAGCGTGTACGTGCTCAACGACTTGCTGGACCTGGACTCGGACCGCCAGCACCCGAGCAAGCGCCGCCGGCCCTTCGCATCGGGAGCGCTGCCGCTGGGCGCGGGGCCATGGCTGGGATTGGGGCTGCTGGGCGCGGGAGCGGCGGTGGCCCTGCTCCTGCCGCGCGAGTTCCTCGCCCTGCTGGGCACGTACTACCTCATCACGCTCGCTTATTCGTTCTATCTCAAGCAGGTGATGATGCTGGACGTGCTGGTGCTCGCCGGGCTGTACACGGTGCGCATCCTGGGAGGCTCGCTCGCGGTGGGCATCCCCACGTCGAGCTGGCTGTTCAGCTTCTCCATGTTCCTCTTCCTGTCGCTCGCGCTGGTCAAGCGGCTGAGCGAGGTGCGGCGGCTGCGGCTGGCCAACGAGTCGGTGGCGCACGGACGGGGCTACGTGTCCGGGGATTACGAGCTGCTCGCCGCGCTCGGCGTCTCCAGTGGATACCTTTCCGTGCTGGTGCTCGCGCTCTACATCACCAGCAAGGAAGTGACGACGCTCTATGAGCACCCGGGACGGCTCTGGCTCTTGTGTCCGGTGATGTTGTACTGGGTGGGCCGGGTGTGGCTGCTGGCGCACCGGGGACAGGTGAACGAGGACCCGCTCGTGTTCGCGCTCAAGGACAAGGTGAGCTACGCGGTGGGAGTCATCGCCGCCGGCGTGCTGCTGGCCGCGGCGTGAGGAGCCGAGGAGGATGAAGATGGCGATGGAACCGAAATCCTGGGGGCGCTACCCCCGTGTCTCCGGACAGAAGGCGCACCCCGTCACGTGGACGAGCGAGCCACTGCCCGTCCCCCCGGAAGGCGGCTCGCTGCTGCCCCATGGCCTGGGCCGCAGCTATGGCGACTCGTGCCTCAACGCGGGCGGCTCGCTGCTGACGACGGAGCGGTTGGATCACTTCCTGGGTTTCGACCCGGCCACGGGCGTGCTGCGCTGCGAGTCGGGCGTCACCCTGGACGGCATCCTCCGGCTGGTGACGAACCAGGGGTGGTTCCTGCCGGCGACCCCGGGCACGAAGTTCGTGACGGTGGGCGGCGCCATCGCCAATGACGTGCATGGCAAGAACCACGTGCGCGTGGGCACCTTCGGGCGGCACCTGCGCCGCTTCGAGCTGGTGCGCTCGGACGGCTCGCGCCGGGTGTGCTCGCCCGAGGAGAACCGGGACTGGTTCGAGGCCACCATCGGCGGGCTCGGGCTCACCGGGCTCATCACCTGGGCGGAGCTCCAGCTGCGGCGCGTGAGCAACCCCTACATGCACCAGGAGACGATCGCCTTCTCCAACCTGGAGGGCTTCCTCAAGCTCACGCGCGAGTCGACCCGGGACTTCGAGTACACCGTGGCGTGGGTGGACAGCCTCGCCCGGGGCCGCCATCTGGGCCGGGGCCTGTTCCACCGCGCCAACCACGCGCCCCCGCAGTTCACCGCCCGGCAGCCGTCTCCCCCGCGCCTGTCGGGACTCGCCGTGCCCTTCGACTTCCCGGGCCTGGCGCTCAACCGCGTCTCGGTGACGGCCTTCAACGCGCTCCACTACCGGATGCGCAACCAGGGGCTCATGCACTACGAGCCGTACTTCTTCCCCCTGGACAGCGTGCACCACTGGAACCGCATCTACGGCAGCCAGGGCTTCGTGCAGTTCCAGTGCGTCGTGCCCCCGAACGACGCGGGGGTGGCGGCGCTCAAGGAGATCCTCGATCGCAGCGCGCACAGCGGCATGCCCTCCTTCCTCACGGTGCTCAAGACGTACGGGGACGTGCCGTCGCCCGGGTGGATGAGCTTTCCCAAGGCGGGCTACTCGCTGGCGCTGGACTTCGCCAACCGGGGCGAGCGCACGTACCAGCTCGTGGATGAGCTGGACCGGCTCACGCGCGAGGCGGGCGGGCGGGTGTATCCGGCCAAGGACTCGCGCATGAGCCCGGAGAGCTTCGCGGCGTACTACCCGGAGCGCGAGCGCTTCGCCCAATACGTGGACCCGGCGTTCTCCTCGTCGTTCTGGCGTCGGGTGCGCGGCGCGGGATAGACAGTCGCTCCATGATGAAAAAGGTCCTCGTCCTCGGCGCCACGAGCGCCATTGCCCAGGCCACCGTGCGGCTTCTGGCCGCTCGGGGCGCGTCGCTGTACCTCGTTGCCCGTCACGCCGAGCGGTTGGAAGCGGTGGCGCAGGACGCCCGCACGCGAGGCGCGGCCCGGGTGGAGGCCGAGACGTTGGACCTGGACGACTTCGCCCAGCACGAGCCCCTGGTGGAGCGCGCCACCGCGGCGCTCGGTGGACTGGATGGTGCCCTGCTCGCCCACGGGGTGCTCGGAGACCAGGAGCGGGCCCAGCGCTCCTATGGCGAGACGGAGAAGGTGCTGCGCACCAACTTCCTCAGCGCGGTGTCGCTGCTCACGCCCCTGGCCAACCGCTTCGAGGCCCAGCGCGCGGGCACGCTCGTGGTCATCTCCTCGGTGGCCGGAGATCGGGGACGGCAGAGCAACTACGTGTATGGCGCCTCCAAGGGCGCCTTGAGCGTGTTCCTCCAGGGCCTGCGCAACCGCCTGGCGCCCGCGGGCGTGGCCGTGGTGACGGTGAAGCCGGGCTTCGTGGACACGCCGATGACGGCCGCCGTGAAGAAGAACGCGCTCTTCGCCTCGCCCGAGGCGGTGGCCCGGGGCCTCCTGCGCGCCGTGGACACACACCAGGACGAGGTGTACCTGCCCGACTTCTGGCGCCCCATCATGTTCCTCATCCGCTCCATCCCCGAGCGTGTGTTCAAGCGCCTGAAGCTCTGAACCGCGCCGTCCCGCTCCCCGCGAGGGGCCAGGCGGGCGGACGCGTCGCTTCCCGCGAGGGGCCGAGGCTTCCACTCCCGGTGACATCACCGGGCCCCTCCCACGCTGGGGAATGAAAGGTGATAGCCTCCGGTCTGACGGACGCGCCCCTGTCCCCGGCGGCCACGCCCTCACCGCTCCCCTCCAGGCACTCCCATGGCGTTCTTCAATCCGTTGAGCAGCAGCAACCGCTCCCTGCCCGGACGCATTGATGCGCTCATGCGCGCGTGCGCGATGCCACTGGCGCCCTTCCTGGCCTACCTGGTGGGGATGATGTTGGGGCTCCAGGGCGAGCAGGTCGTCCAGTCCGTCCTCTGGCTGTTGCCCCCCACCATCCTGCTCTTCGGCGTGCTCTACCCGCCGCTGACCATCCACTACCTGCACCGCGACGCCGTGCGCGTCATCCCGGGCGAGCCCCAGGGCCTGCGCCTGGGGCGCCTGCTGCAGATGCCCTGGCGCATCGCCATCTACGTGATGGCCGGCTCGTACACCTTCGGCGCGGGCTTCTTCTGCACCGGCGTGTGCCTGCTCTTCGACAAGAGCCTGTGGCTGGTGGTGTGGGGCAGCCTCATCGGGCTGTCCGTGGGCCTCCTGCTGGCGTTCCCCGCCGGCATCACCATCGAGCGCTGGACCCAGCCGCTGGCGCTCGAGGAGCAGGGGCGTCATCCCCACCTGCGCGTGGTGGGCGGCGGCTTCTTCTGGCTGCGCCAGTCCTGGTTCCTGCCCTACGCCTTCGCCGTCTGCGTGCTGTCGCTCATCGTCCTCGGCGGCCTCACCGTGGCGGTGCAGACGCGCAACGTGCAGACCCGCTACATCGAGGACCTCCAGGCCGTGGGCCAGCACCAGGCCGCCTACATGCTGGAGGGGCTCGGCTCCGCGCTCCTGTCCGAGCTGAGCATCCCCGTGGCCGTGCTCGTCTTCATGCTGCTGGCGCTCGCCACGCTCTCCGCGTGGATGCTGGCGCGCCGCCAGGAGCAGGGCTCGCTCGCGGTGCTCGAGGCCATCGAGGGCCTGTCGGTGGGCAAGGTGCGCCCGGCCCAGTGGGTGTCCAGCGACGAGATTGGCGACCTGGCCTTCGGGCTCAACGCCGTGGTGTTGCAGCTGAGCGCCCTGCCCCGCGAGCTCCAGCAGTCCGCCGCCCAGCTCGTCGAGGCGGGCGCGACCCTGCGTCACGCCAACGAGGCCCAGCGCCTGGCACTCACCACCCAGGCCACCACCATCCAGGACACCAACATCACCGCGCAGGAAATCAAGCAAACCTCGGATCTCTCCGCCCAGCGCGCCGAGGAGGTGCTCAACGTGGTGCGCCACGCCGAGGAGCTCAGCCGCTCGGGCACCCTCGCCATCGAGCAGACCATCGCCGGCTTCAGCGCCATCCGCGATTCCGTGTTCGCCATTCGCGGCAAGATGGAGCGCCTGCAGGCCAGCGCCGTGCAGATCGGTGAAATCACCCAGACGGTGAAGGACCTGGCCGACCAGTCCAACCTGCTCGCCCTCAACGCCGCCATCGAGGCGGTGCGCTCGGGCGAGCACGGCAAGGGCTTTGGCGTGGTGGCGCGGGAGATCCGCGTCCTGGCCGATCAATCCATCCGCTCCACCAGCCGTATCACCACCATCCTCGACGAGGTGGGCAACGCCATCGGCGACGCCGTCGCCATGACGGACGTGAGCACCGCCCAGGTCGAGGGCGGCCTCGGCAAGGTGAAGACCTCGGGCGACAGCCTGCGCCAGCTGTCACTCATGGTGAACAACAGCTCCGAGGCCGTTACACAGATCACCGCCGCCGTGAGTCAGCAGAACGCCGGCTTCGCCCAGATCTTCAATGCCATCGCCGACCTGTCACGCAGCATGGACCAGTCCCTGGAACGCCTGGAATCCACCCAGGAAGCCGCCGACATGCTCCAGAAGGTCTCCCACCAGGTCAGCCAGGTGGCCCGGCAGTATCACGTCGAGTGAACGATCCTTCACGGATATATCAGCAATTACGACTTTGCTCGAATTTTCCACATTGACCGCACATGTTACAGAGCTGTAATCTGAAAAAGTGGCCGAACGGGGAAGGCGATAGTCGCAGCCCCGCCCCCCGGCAGGAGGTCCGTATGCACCGGCAGGAGATTCTGGATCACGTTCGCAACATCATCCTGGCCACCCACACGGGCCTGTATCCGGACGACGTGAACGAGTTCTCCTCGATGACGTACGACCTGGGCATGGACTCGTTCCACCTGGAGTCGATGATCTCCCGGCTCAAGGACGAGGTGGCCAACATCGAGTTCACCCCCTGGTACATCAAGGCGTCGCGCCGGGGACACGACACGGTGGGCAGCCTGGTGGACTTCATCGACGAGCGTCAGCCGCAGGCCCAGGCCGAGACCACGGCGGGCGGCGAGGCCACGCTCGACAACGGGCTCGAGCCACTGGACTCGGAGGCGGCATGACGCCGGCAGCACCCGAGCGTCGCCCCACCCTGCTGTCCATCGCATCAGCAGTGCCCCCGCTGTCGCTCACCCAGGAAGAAATCTACGAGGGGCTGTTCAAGGACTGGTTCAAGCAGATCCCCAACGCCCAGCGCATCATCCAGAACACCGGGGTGCGCCGCCGCTTCTTCGCGTGGGATCCCCGTGTGGAGCTCAAGAAGGGCCGGATGGGCGTGGGGGACCGGGTGCGCGTGTACGAGCGCGTCGGCCTCCAGGTCACCGGGGAATCGGTACAGAAGGCGCTGGGCGAGTTGGATCGCTCGCGCGTGGGCGCCTTCACCATGACGACCAACTCGGGCTACTCGGGGCCGGGGTTGGACCTGTACATCGCCAAGAAGCTCGGGCTGCCCTCCAGCATCCGCCGCACCTTCGTGGGGCACATGGGCTGCTTCGCGGCCTTCCCCGTGCTGCGCACCGCCATGGACAGCGTCGCCGCGCGTCCGGACCAGTACGTCATCGCCAACGCCTCCGAGTACAGCTCGCTGCACTACCACGACACGCCGGACCCCGAGCAGGTGGTGATCCACGGCCTGTTCGGCGACGCGGCGTGCACGGTGGTGATGGGCAGCGCCCCGGACGGCGAGGGCGTGCAGTTCCTGCGCTCGCACACCGAGCAGCTCTACGAGACGCACGAGCTGATGGGCTGGCACATGCACAACGACGGGTTCCGCATGAACCTGTCGCCCTACGTGCCCTTCGTGCTCGCCGAGCACGTGGACGACTTCCTGGAGAAGCTGCTCGGCCCCGAGGGGCTCAAGGCCGGTGACATCAAGCACTGGCTCATCCACCCGGGCGGGCCGAAGATCCTCGAGGGGCTGGGCAAGCAGCTCAAGCTGGACAAGTCGCGCATGCGCGCCAGCTGGCACGTGCTCAGCGAGTACGGCAACTGCGGCGCCACCACCGTGCTGCTGGTGCTCGAGGAGGTGCTGCGCTCGGACAACCCCCAGCGCGGCGAGTACGGCGTGATGATGGGATTCGGACCCGGGCTGACCGTCGAGGGCATCCTGGTCCGCTTCTGAGCCCGGTTCCCCCGGGCCGTTCCTCCACCGCATCACCGAGGTCACATCCAATGAGTCAAGAGCGCCAGGAGCCGCTGCGGCGCCAGACGGGTCCCATCGCACTCGGCCCCGGAGCGGGGCGCCACCCGAGCCGGCAGCTCGCCCCGCGCGCGCCCACCCGCGCCTGGCCCGCCCCCGTGCACACACTGGCCGAGGCCGTGGTGCACTGGGGACGCACCCGCCCCTCCCAGCCCCTGCTCTACTTCGTGGACCTGGAGGAGCGCCTCACCGTGCTCACCGCGGGGGACGTGCTGCACAACACCCTGCGCCTGGGCGCCAACCTGCACGCGCGCGGCGTAAGGCACGGGGACCGGGTGGTGCTCTCGTTCGACACCAGCCCCGAGTTCCTCGAGTGCTTCCTGGCCTGCGGGCTGGTGGGCGCCACGCCCTGCCTCATCGAGCTGCCCTCCTCCAAGGTGTCCGTGCAGGCCTGGGGCGAGCGGCTGCGCGCCAAGCTGCGGCTGCTCGGCGCCCGCGCCATGCTCATTGATCCGGACTTCGTGGACCTGGCGCACGAGGCGCTCGCCGAGTACACCCCCGAGCCCGGCCAGACGGCCCCCTTCGTGGCCGTGCCGGCGGACCTGGTGGCCGACGCCGAGCCCCTCACCCCGCCCACCCTGGACGCGGACGAGACGGCCTTCATCCAGTTCACCTCGGGCACCACGGACGCCCCCAAGGGCGTGCAGATCTCCCACCGGGCGCTGCTGGCCAACTGCGCGGCCATCGGCGAGGGCGGCGGGTGGGACTCGGATGACCTGATGGTCTGCTGGCTGCCGCTCTTCCACGACATGGGCCTGGTGGCCAGCGTGCTCGCCTCGCTCGTGCACGGCCTGCCCACGGCGCTCCTGCCGCCCTTCGGCTTCCTGCTCAAGCCCTCGCGCTGGCTGTGGGCGATCCACGCCTTTCGCGCCACCTCGTGCTTCGCCCCCAACTTCGCCTACCAGCTGTGCGTCAAGCGCATCAAGGACGCGGAGCTGGACGGGTTGGACCTGAGCGCCTGGAAGCGCGCCTACAACGCCGCGGAGTTCATCCACGCCGACACGGTGCAGCAGTTCACCGAGCGCTTCGGCCCCCATGGCTTCGAGCCGGAGGCGTGGCGGCCCTCCTACGGCATGGCGGAGATGGTGGTGGGGGTGACGTGCCGCATGCGGGGCGAGCCCCTGCGCGTCGAGACGCTCTCGCGCACGGCCCTGGCCACGCGGCGCGAGGCCGTGCCCGTGGCCCCGGGCACCCGCGCCGATGCGCTCGTGGTGCACGGCGTGGGCCGGACCCTCAAGGGCATCGAGTTGAAGATCGTGGACGAGGAGGGCCAGCCGGTGCCCGAGCGCCACGAGGGAGAAATCCTGCTGCGCGGCACGTCGCTCTTCAGCGGCTACTACCAGAACCCCGAGGCCACCGGCGCGGTGCTGCGCGACGGCTGGCTGTACACCGGAGACCTGGGCTACCTCGTCGGCAGCGAGCTCTTCATCTGCGGGCGCAGCAAGGATCTCATCATCAAGGCGGGGGAGAACCACCACCCGTACACCATGGAGAACGCCGCCGGGCGCGTGGCGGGCGTGCGCGTGGGCTGCGTGGCGGCGGTGGGCGTCAACAACGCCCAGACGGGCACCGAGGACATCGTCATCGTGTGCGAGACCACCGAGAGCAAGCCCGACGCGCTGCGCCAACTGTGCAAGCACGTGGAGGAGACCGTCTTCCAGGGCGCCGGCGTCCGTCCCAACCGCGTCGTCCCCGTGCCGCCCCAGTCCCTGCCCAAGACGACCAGCGGCAAGCTCAAGCGCGCCTACATCCGCCAGAACATCGAGGAGTTCGAGGCCCTCTCCCTCCTGGTGAAGCCGCCGCCCCCCGTCGCCGTGGTGCACTGAAAACCTGGTTCACCTGTTTTGGTTGATTCCCATATTTTTATAAAAAAGCGCTCGCCTCCTTGCTTGCCCTGATTGCCTGAAGTAGAAGATTTCCAACTTTCCCACGAGGAGTTGGAATGTCCCGCAGCGTCGTGTCGATGAGTGGCAAGTTCGCGGTGGTCCTGGGTGCGGTCCTGGCGCTCGGTGGTTGCACCGAGGTCGATCAGGTGCCCGCGGAGGAGGCAGCTCCCCAGGAGCAGGGGTTCGCGCGCGGCTGTGTGACGAAGGACCTGAGCGAGGCCGAGAGGAACGCGGTGGAGCAGGCCATCGCGGGGACGGTGAAGGGCCAGGCGCGCACCCCGGGCTCGGTGACCATCAAGGTCTACTGGCACACCATCACCAACACCTCGGGCGCGGGCGCCCTGAGCGCCACGGCGATCGCCAACCAGATCTCCGTGCTCAACGCCGCCTACTCGAAGACGCCCTTCAAGTTCTCGCTCGTGAGCACGGACACCACCGCCAACAACTCCTGGTACACCACCACGGGCGGCACCTACGAGTCGGCGATGAAGAACGCGCTGCGCAAGGGTGGCGCGGGCGACCTGAACGTCTACTCCAACAACATGGGCGGCGGCCTGCTGGGCTGGGCGACCTTCCCCTCCAGCTACTCCTCGCAGCCGAAGATGGACGGCGTGGTCATCCTCTACAGCTCGCTGCCCGGCGGCAGCGCGGCCCCCTTCAACCAGGGTGACACGGCGACCCACGAGGTCGGCCACTGGCTGGGCCTGTACCACACCTTCCAGGGCGGCTGCACCACCACGAACGACAGCGTGAGCGACACCCCGGCCGAGTCCACCCCGGCGTCGGGCTGCCCCACGGGCCGCGACACCTGCTCCTCCGCCGGCCTGGACCCCATCACCAACTTCATGGACTACAGCGACGACGCCTGCATGAACACCTTCTCCACGGGCCAGATCGAGCGCATGGACACCCTGACCAAGCAGTACCGCGGGATCTGATCCCCGTCTGAAGTCCCGCCGTCCCCGACGCCGGAGCACGCCTCACCCGCGTGCCCGGCGTCTTCGTTTTTCCTACTCCTCGCGCTCCACCCGGGCGAAGGCCAGCGCGCTCCGGGCCATCTCCACCATGAGGCCCACCGTCCTCACCTTCTTGGGCGCGGTGAGCTCGTTGGCGAGGAAGCGCCGCAAGGCCTCGCCACGGCGCAGCTTGCCGCTGGAGGTGCGCGGCAGCGTGCCCGGCTCCAACACGCGCACCGTGTGGGGCCTCACGCCCGTGCCCGCCACCACCGCCTCGCGCACCCGCTCCTCCAGGCCCTCCACCCGCGCTCCCGGCGCATGCTCGGCGAGCACCAGCAGGGCCTCGTCCTGGCCATCCTCGGGGGTGAAGCCCAGCGCCACCGCGCACCCCGTGCGCAGGCCGTCCACGCCCTCCAGCGCCTCCTCGAACTCCTGGGGCGCGTGGTTGGCGCCGCGGATGATGACCAGGTCCTTCGCGCGGCCGGTGAGGAACAGCTCGCCGTCCGCCTCGAAGCCCAGGTCCCCCGTGTCCAGCCAGCCCGCCTCGTCCAGCGCGCGCACCGTGGCCTCGGGCAGGCCGAAGTAGCCCTCCATCACCGAGGGGCCCCGGGCGAACACCCGCCCCACGCGCCGCTCCGGCAGCACGTGGCCCAGCGAGTCGCGCACCTGCACCTCGCAGCCCGGCACCGGACGCCCCACGGACACCACCGGGCGCTCCCCCTCCACCATGCGCCGCTCCGTGGCCAGCACCCGCGCGTCCACTCCCAGCGCGTACGGCCCCCGGCCCGCCACCGGGAAGGTGACGGCGAGCGACGCCTCGCTCAGCCCGTACACGGGCCGCATCGCCCCCGGCTGGAAGCCCCAGCGCGAGAAGCGCTCGCCAAAGCGCCGCAGCGTCTCCAGCGACACGGGCTCCGCGCCATTGAGCGCGTGCCTCCAGGCCGACAGGTCCACGCCCTCCAGCTCCGCGTCCTTCACCCGCTTGAGGCACAGCCCATAGGCGAAGTTGGGCGCGGGCGACACGAAGGCACGGTGGCGCGACAGGGCGCGCAGCCACAGCGCCGGCCGCGCGAGGAACACCTCGGGCGGAATGAGCACCATGCGCCCCGGGTAGTACAGCGCCGAGAGCAGACAGCCGATGAGCCCCATGTCGTGGTAGAGCGGCAGCCACGACACGCCCACGGCGTCGCCCTCGAGTGGCGGCGGAATCTCCGCCTCCAGCGCCGCCAGCTGCGCCATCAGGCTGTCGTGGCGCAACGCCACCGGCTTGGGGTCCACCGTGGAGCCCGACGAGAACTGGATGAGGCCCAGGGACTGGGGCGCGACGGACAGGGCCAGCTCCCCGCCCTCGCGCGACACGTCCTCCACCGTCAGACACCCGAGCCGGGGACGCGCCGCCGCCACGGGCGTGCCCAACAACAGCCGCACCTTCGAGTCCGTGAGCACCACGGCCGCGCCCGACACCTCCAACATGCGCGCCGTCGAGC
Above is a window of Cystobacter fuscus DNA encoding:
- a CDS encoding methyl-accepting chemotaxis protein; translation: MAFFNPLSSSNRSLPGRIDALMRACAMPLAPFLAYLVGMMLGLQGEQVVQSVLWLLPPTILLFGVLYPPLTIHYLHRDAVRVIPGEPQGLRLGRLLQMPWRIAIYVMAGSYTFGAGFFCTGVCLLFDKSLWLVVWGSLIGLSVGLLLAFPAGITIERWTQPLALEEQGRHPHLRVVGGGFFWLRQSWFLPYAFAVCVLSLIVLGGLTVAVQTRNVQTRYIEDLQAVGQHQAAYMLEGLGSALLSELSIPVAVLVFMLLALATLSAWMLARRQEQGSLAVLEAIEGLSVGKVRPAQWVSSDEIGDLAFGLNAVVLQLSALPRELQQSAAQLVEAGATLRHANEAQRLALTTQATTIQDTNITAQEIKQTSDLSAQRAEEVLNVVRHAEELSRSGTLAIEQTIAGFSAIRDSVFAIRGKMERLQASAVQIGEITQTVKDLADQSNLLALNAAIEAVRSGEHGKGFGVVAREIRVLADQSIRSTSRITTILDEVGNAIGDAVAMTDVSTAQVEGGLGKVKTSGDSLRQLSLMVNNSSEAVTQITAAVSQQNAGFAQIFNAIADLSRSMDQSLERLESTQEAADMLQKVSHQVSQVARQYHVE
- a CDS encoding acyl carrier protein, which encodes MHRQEILDHVRNIILATHTGLYPDDVNEFSSMTYDLGMDSFHLESMISRLKDEVANIEFTPWYIKASRRGHDTVGSLVDFIDERQPQAQAETTAGGEATLDNGLEPLDSEAA
- a CDS encoding type III polyketide synthase, which encodes MTPAAPERRPTLLSIASAVPPLSLTQEEIYEGLFKDWFKQIPNAQRIIQNTGVRRRFFAWDPRVELKKGRMGVGDRVRVYERVGLQVTGESVQKALGELDRSRVGAFTMTTNSGYSGPGLDLYIAKKLGLPSSIRRTFVGHMGCFAAFPVLRTAMDSVAARPDQYVIANASEYSSLHYHDTPDPEQVVIHGLFGDAACTVVMGSAPDGEGVQFLRSHTEQLYETHELMGWHMHNDGFRMNLSPYVPFVLAEHVDDFLEKLLGPEGLKAGDIKHWLIHPGGPKILEGLGKQLKLDKSRMRASWHVLSEYGNCGATTVLLVLEEVLRSDNPQRGEYGVMMGFGPGLTVEGILVRF
- a CDS encoding fatty acyl-AMP ligase — translated: MSQERQEPLRRQTGPIALGPGAGRHPSRQLAPRAPTRAWPAPVHTLAEAVVHWGRTRPSQPLLYFVDLEERLTVLTAGDVLHNTLRLGANLHARGVRHGDRVVLSFDTSPEFLECFLACGLVGATPCLIELPSSKVSVQAWGERLRAKLRLLGARAMLIDPDFVDLAHEALAEYTPEPGQTAPFVAVPADLVADAEPLTPPTLDADETAFIQFTSGTTDAPKGVQISHRALLANCAAIGEGGGWDSDDLMVCWLPLFHDMGLVASVLASLVHGLPTALLPPFGFLLKPSRWLWAIHAFRATSCFAPNFAYQLCVKRIKDAELDGLDLSAWKRAYNAAEFIHADTVQQFTERFGPHGFEPEAWRPSYGMAEMVVGVTCRMRGEPLRVETLSRTALATRREAVPVAPGTRADALVVHGVGRTLKGIELKIVDEEGQPVPERHEGEILLRGTSLFSGYYQNPEATGAVLRDGWLYTGDLGYLVGSELFICGRSKDLIIKAGENHHPYTMENAAGRVAGVRVGCVAAVGVNNAQTGTEDIVIVCETTESKPDALRQLCKHVEETVFQGAGVRPNRVVPVPPQSLPKTTSGKLKRAYIRQNIEEFEALSLLVKPPPPVAVVH
- a CDS encoding zinc metalloprotease gives rise to the protein MSRSVVSMSGKFAVVLGAVLALGGCTEVDQVPAEEAAPQEQGFARGCVTKDLSEAERNAVEQAIAGTVKGQARTPGSVTIKVYWHTITNTSGAGALSATAIANQISVLNAAYSKTPFKFSLVSTDTTANNSWYTTTGGTYESAMKNALRKGGAGDLNVYSNNMGGGLLGWATFPSSYSSQPKMDGVVILYSSLPGGSAAPFNQGDTATHEVGHWLGLYHTFQGGCTTTNDSVSDTPAESTPASGCPTGRDTCSSAGLDPITNFMDYSDDACMNTFSTGQIERMDTLTKQYRGI